A region of Procambarus clarkii isolate CNS0578487 chromosome 22, FALCON_Pclarkii_2.0, whole genome shotgun sequence DNA encodes the following proteins:
- the LOC138367451 gene encoding uncharacterized protein AH6.3-like, with translation MEGVMGMVTEPVMGMVMEGVMGYHDGGSDGYGDGASDGYGEGASDEYGDGARDGYGEGASDEYGDGASDEYGEGASDGYGEGASDEYGDGASDEYRSSAVNDCGKGKTIPLRKTTPLRKTIPLRKTTPLKKTTPLRETTPVRKTTPAEKDHTPEKDHTPEKDHNPEKDHTREKDHTREKDHTREKDHTPLRKTIPTEKEHPPKKDHTIEKDHTPRERPHPQRKTTPLRKTTLPEKDHPHEKDYTLEKDHNPEKNHTPLRKTTPPEKDHNPEKDHNPEKDHNPEKDHNPEKGHTREKDHIREKDHTPLRKTIPTEKEHPPLRKTTPPEKDHTPRERPYP, from the exons ATGGAGggagtgatgggtatggtgacggagccagtgatgggtatggtgatgGAGGGAGTGATGGGGTATCATGATGGAGggagtgatgggtatggtgacggAGCCAGTGATGGGTATGGTGAAGGAGCCAGTGATGAGTATGGTGATGGAGCCAGAGATGGGTATGGTGAAGGAGCCAGTGATGAGTATGGTGATGGAGCCAGTGATGAGTATGGTGAAGGAGCCAGTGATGGGTATGGTGAAGGAGCCAGTGATGAGTATGGTGATGGAGCCAGTGATGAGTATAGGTCTTCGGCTGTTAACGACTGTGGAAAAGG AAAGACCATACCCCTGAGAAAGACCACACCCCTGAGAAAGACCATACCCCTGAGAAAGACCACACCCCTGAAAAAGACCACACCCCTGAGAGAGACCACACCCGTGAGAAAGACCACACCCGCTGAGAAAGACCACACCCCTGAGAAAGACCATACCCCTGAGAAAGACCACAACCCTGAGAAAGACCACACCCGTGAGAAAGACCACACCCGTGAGAAAGACCACACCCGTGAGAAAGACCACACCCCCCTCAGAAAGACCATACCCACTGAGAAAGAACACCCCCCTAAGAAAGACCACACCATTGAGAAAGACCACACCCCCAGAGAAAGACCACACCCCCAGAGAAAGACCACACCCCTGAGAAAGACCACTCTACCTGAGAAAGACCACCCTCATGAGAAAGACTACACCCTTGAGAAAGACCACAACCCAGAGAAAAACCACACACCCCTGAGAAAGACCACCCCCCCTGAGAAAGACCACAACCCTGAGAAAGACCACAACCCTGAGAAAGACCACAACCCTGAGAAAGACCACAACCCTGAGAAAGGCCACACCCGCGAGAAAGACCACATCCGTGAGAAAGACCACACCCCTCTGAGAAAGACCATACCCACTGAGAAAGAACACCCCCCCCTGAGAAAGACCACACCCCCTGAGAAAGACCACACCCCCAGAGAAAGACCATACCCCTGA
- the LOC138367452 gene encoding involucrin-like — translation MDHQEYQNVVMDHQEYQHVVMDHQEYQHVVMDRQEYQHVVMDHQEYQHVVMDHQEYQNVVMDRQEYQHVVMDHQEYQHVVMDHQEYQHVVMDHQEYQNVVMDHQEYQHVVMDRQEYQHVVMDHQEYQHVVMDHQEYQHVMDHQEYQHVVMDRQEYQHVVMDRQEYQHVVMDHQEYQHVVMDRQEYQHVVMDHQEYQHVVMDRQEYQHVVMDHQEYQHVVMDHQEYQHVVMDHQEYQHVMDHQEYQHVVMDRQEYQHVVMDRQEYQHVVMDRQEYQHVMDHQEYQHVVMDRQEYQHVVMDRQEYQHVVMDRQEYQHVVMDHQEYQHAVMDHQEYQHVVMDHQNVHILPGKSTPGSP, via the coding sequence atggaccaccaggagtACCAAaatgttgtgatggaccaccaggagtaccaacatgtagtgatggaccaccaagagtaccaacatgtagtgatggaccgccaagaGTACCAAcatgttgtgatggaccaccaagaGTACCAAcatgttgtgatggaccaccaggagtACCAAAATGTTGTGATGGACCGCCAAGAGTACCAAcatgttgtgatggaccaccaagagtaccaacatgtagtgatggaccaccaggagtaccaacatgtagtgatggaccaccaggagtACCAAaatgttgtgatggaccaccaagagtaccaacatgtagtgatggaccgccaagaGTACCAAcatgttgtgatggaccaccaagagtaccaacatgtagtgatggaccaccaagagTACCAACATGTGATGGACCACCAAGAGTACCAACATGTTGTGATGGACCGCCAAGAGTACCAACATGTTGTGATGGACCGCCAAGAGTACCAAcatgttgtgatggaccaccaagagtaccaacatgtagtgatggaccgccaagaGTACCAAcatgttgtgatggaccaccaagaGTACCAACATGTTGTGATGGACCGCCAAGAGTACCAAcatgttgtgatggaccaccaagaGTACCAAcatgttgtgatggaccaccaagagtaccaacatgtagtgatggaccaccaagagTACCAACATGTGATGGACCACCAAGAGTACCAACATGTTGTGATGGACCGCCAagagtaccaacatgtagtgatggaccgccaagagtaccaacatgtagtgatggaccgccaagaGTACCAACATGTGATGGACCACCAAGAGTACCAACATGTTGTGATGGACCGCCAAGAGTACCAACATGTTGTGATGGACCGCCAagagtaccaacatgtagtgatggaccgccaagagtaccaacatgtagtgatggaccaccaagagTACCAACATGCTGTGATGGACCACCAagagtaccaacatgtagtgatggaccaccaaaatGTTCACAttttgccaggtaagtccactccgggatcaccatag
- the LOC138367453 gene encoding seminal vesicle major clotting proteins-like — MFAFSGHVSVSGHVSVSGHVSVSGHVSVSGHVSVSGHVSVSGHVSVSGHVSVSGHVSVSGHVSVSGHVSVSGHVSVSGHVSVSGHVSVSGHVSVSGHVSVPGHVNVSGHVSVSGHVSVPGHVSVSGHVSVSGHVSVSGHVSVSGHVSVPGHVSVSSHVSVSGHVSVSGHVNVSGHVSVSGHVSVSGHVSVSGHVSVSGHVSVSGHVSVSGHVSVSGHVSVSGHVSVSGHVSVPGHVNVSGHVSVSGHVSVPGHVSVSGHVSVSGHVSVSGHVSVSGHVSVPGHVSVSGHVSVSGHVSVSGHVSVSGHVSVPGHVSVF; from the exons ATGTTTG CGTTTTCTGGCCACGTGAGCGTTTCTGGCCACGTGAGCGTTTCTGGCCACGTGAGCGTGTCTGGCCACGTGAGCGTGTCTGGCCACGTGAGCGTGTCTGGCCACGTGAGCGTGTCTGGCCACGTGAGCGTGTCTGGCCACGTGAGCGTGTCTGGCCACGTGAGCGTGTCTGGCCACGTGAGCGTGTCTGGCCACGTGAGCGTGTCTGGCCACGTGAGCGTGTCTGGCCACGTGAGCGTGTCTGGCCACGTGAGCGTGTCTGGCCACGTGAGCGTGTCTGGCCACGTGAGTGTTCCTGGCCACGTGAACGTGTCTGGCCACGTGAGCGTGTCTGGCCACGTGAGCGTTCCTGGCCACGTGAGCGTGTCTGGCCACGTGAGCGTGTCTGGCCACGTGAGCGTGTCTGGCCACGTGAGCGTGTCTGGCCACGTGAGCGTTCCTGGCCACGTGAGTGTTTCTAGCCACGTGAGCGTTTCTGGCCACGTGAGCGTTTCTGGCCACGTGAACGTGTCTGGCCACGTGAGCGTGTCTGGCCACGTGAGCGTGTCTGGCCACGTGAGCGTGTCTGGCCACGTGAGCGTTTCTGGCCACGTGAGCGTGTCTGGCCACGTGAGCGTGTCTGGCCACGTGAGCGTGTCTGGCCACGTGAGCGTGTCTGGCCACGTGAGCGTGTCTGGCCACGTGAGTGTTCCTGGCCACGTGAACGTGTCTGGCCACGTGAGCGTGTCTGGCCACGTGAGCGTTCCTGGCCACGTGAGCGTGTCTGGCCACGTGAGCGTGTCTGGCCACGTGAGCGTGTCTGGCCACGTGAGCGTGTCTGGCCACGTGAGCGTTCCTGGCCACGTGAGCGTGTCTGGCCACGTGAGCGTGTCTGGCCACGTGAGCGTGTCTGGCCACGTGAGCGTGTCTGGCCACGTGAGCGTTCCTGGCCACGTGAGTGTTTTCTAG